A window of the Armatimonadia bacterium genome harbors these coding sequences:
- a CDS encoding TolC family protein produces MPLTIAQAPAEATPAAPKQPEPVATEATTGVTPVPSSTTSAPAAAPSGQSVIRPARVAVATPEAPTTGVTGTTTAVTTKSGHALAVTPEAAAALAVKNSLELGIDATDIRQAEAQVRKAFGLDDFQLTASATYGRRGPIASVSLGEGKSMSLGSADIATEQLQLVKPIYSGKRIERAQDLAVRSLELTKLSSDVTARALDLTAREVAYGVMRAVQLADVAQQQAVAVAAHLDLSKKLADGGVVAQFEVVQANTQLATAQGEVISARTNIENAKARLKRVLTLPQDTELEVTQGVTFEAPPGDVQTLVQQAVEQRPEVAASASGVRLAEANLQLAKSTSALSVSLAAGVTHTKASFGSEPT; encoded by the coding sequence GTGCCCCTGACCATCGCCCAGGCACCGGCGGAAGCGACGCCGGCAGCACCGAAGCAGCCCGAACCTGTCGCGACCGAGGCTACCACCGGAGTCACGCCTGTACCAAGCTCGACTACGAGCGCACCGGCGGCTGCACCGTCAGGCCAGTCCGTGATCCGACCCGCCCGCGTCGCTGTGGCGACACCTGAGGCTCCTACGACGGGCGTTACCGGGACTACGACGGCTGTGACCACCAAGTCAGGTCACGCTCTCGCTGTGACGCCCGAGGCCGCTGCGGCTCTGGCCGTGAAGAACAGCCTCGAGCTGGGCATCGATGCAACAGACATCCGGCAGGCCGAGGCGCAAGTGCGCAAGGCCTTCGGGCTCGATGACTTCCAGTTGACCGCGTCGGCCACCTATGGTCGCAGAGGGCCGATTGCCAGTGTGAGTCTGGGCGAGGGCAAGTCCATGAGCCTTGGCAGCGCCGACATCGCGACCGAGCAACTCCAGTTGGTGAAGCCAATCTACAGTGGTAAGCGGATTGAGCGGGCTCAGGACCTGGCGGTGCGATCCCTGGAGCTGACGAAACTGAGCTCAGACGTGACAGCGCGGGCGCTGGACCTCACTGCTCGCGAAGTGGCGTATGGTGTGATGCGGGCTGTGCAGCTGGCGGATGTCGCTCAGCAGCAGGCAGTAGCCGTCGCCGCCCACCTCGACCTGAGCAAGAAGCTGGCGGACGGTGGGGTGGTAGCGCAGTTTGAGGTCGTGCAGGCCAACACTCAGCTGGCAACCGCCCAGGGCGAAGTCATCTCGGCCCGGACCAACATTGAGAACGCCAAGGCGCGGCTGAAGCGTGTCTTGACGCTTCCTCAGGACACAGAGCTCGAGGTAACACAAGGCGTGACCTTCGAGGCACCGCCGGGAGACGTGCAGACACTCGTGCAGCAGGCCGTGGAGCAGCGCCCTGAGGTTGCAGCCTCCGCGTCCGGGGTAAGGCTGGCGGAAGCGAACCTGCAACTGGCGAAGTCCACAAGTGCCCTGTCGGTGAGCCTCGCGGCCGGGGTGACGCACACGAAGGCGTCCTTCGGGTCGGAGCCCACGA
- a CDS encoding AbrB/MazE/SpoVT family DNA-binding domain-containing protein has protein sequence MGERREGMPRSLDDAFQGSVTVGERGQVVIPAAVREKLGINPGDKLLVLQGPSGHGILFARLQDLEGIVKDLMPLIEAASAAEADQEDETTRKDG, from the coding sequence ATGGGTGAAAGGCGAGAAGGCATGCCAAGGTCGCTTGATGATGCATTTCAGGGTTCTGTGACGGTGGGGGAACGGGGGCAGGTGGTGATTCCGGCGGCCGTCCGGGAGAAACTGGGAATCAACCCCGGCGATAAGCTGTTGGTTCTCCAGGGGCCGTCGGGACACGGGATACTGTTTGCGCGCCTCCAGGACTTGGAGGGAATCGTGAAGGACCTGATGCCTCTGATTGAGGCTGCCAGCGCGGCGGAAGCAGACCAGGAAGATGAAACCACCCGCAAAGACGGGTGA
- a CDS encoding DUF362 domain-containing protein, with protein sequence MSALVSVVHGDDVAALLDQALCLLGGIGKFVSPGDVVLIKPNSFSKQVPANGNVAKPELVIALAKLVRDAGARRVVVGERNKAAFVANFENSGVEKVAEFLPFEDAETVSVTVPNAKALQTTVTVPKILLDCDKHITVPVGKTHCGAGVTACIKNAMGLMVGSETIKSHAYGICNVPLDINTLKWPVLGVVDMMVSQEGNFPGPTMTPVPMGVIVASGDIIAADATCARLMGYDPRDVWMIRSGALRGLGKMAEEDITVVGEDIARVGKKLTGVIFDPTEFGDRVNFCVDLRCRFCAQDVTSFLRSDAGKELMDKLGRFNVVVGPVPEAKIDESLPTLVIGNCNAWLMDLGPFVHGCPPAVWQIAQQGKRLL encoded by the coding sequence ATGAGTGCTCTCGTGAGCGTGGTTCACGGCGACGATGTTGCTGCCCTGCTCGATCAGGCGCTGTGCCTCCTCGGCGGCATCGGCAAGTTCGTGAGCCCCGGCGATGTCGTCCTGATCAAACCCAACAGCTTCTCCAAACAGGTCCCCGCCAACGGCAATGTCGCCAAGCCGGAACTCGTGATCGCCCTCGCCAAGCTCGTGCGCGATGCCGGTGCCAGGCGCGTCGTGGTCGGCGAGCGCAACAAGGCGGCCTTCGTCGCCAACTTCGAGAACAGCGGCGTTGAGAAGGTCGCCGAGTTCCTCCCCTTCGAGGATGCCGAGACCGTCTCCGTCACGGTGCCCAACGCCAAGGCGCTTCAGACCACCGTCACAGTGCCCAAGATCCTGCTGGACTGCGACAAGCACATCACGGTCCCCGTGGGCAAGACCCACTGCGGCGCCGGAGTCACTGCCTGCATCAAGAATGCCATGGGCCTCATGGTCGGCAGCGAGACCATCAAGTCCCATGCCTACGGGATCTGCAATGTCCCCCTGGACATCAACACCCTCAAGTGGCCGGTCCTGGGCGTCGTCGACATGATGGTCTCCCAGGAGGGCAACTTCCCCGGCCCCACGATGACGCCCGTGCCCATGGGTGTGATCGTGGCCAGTGGCGACATCATCGCCGCCGACGCTACCTGTGCGCGGTTGATGGGCTACGATCCGCGCGATGTGTGGATGATCCGCTCCGGTGCACTCCGCGGCCTTGGGAAGATGGCCGAGGAGGATATCACCGTCGTCGGAGAAGACATCGCGCGTGTGGGCAAGAAGCTGACGGGCGTCATCTTCGATCCCACTGAGTTCGGAGACCGCGTGAACTTCTGCGTGGATCTACGCTGTCGTTTCTGCGCGCAGGACGTAACCTCCTTCCTGCGCAGTGACGCCGGCAAGGAACTTATGGACAAGCTGGGCCGATTCAACGTCGTCGTCGGCCCGGTGCCCGAGGCGAAGATCGACGAAAGCCTGCCCACCCTGGTCATCGGCAACTGCAACGCCTGGCTTATGGACCTTGGCCCCTTCGTCCACGGCTGCCCACCGGCGGTGTGGCAGATTGCCC